A genomic segment from Vicugna pacos chromosome 17, VicPac4, whole genome shotgun sequence encodes:
- the AMIGO3 gene encoding amphoterin-induced protein 3: MARLVLQGTLLCMLRVGLGTPDSEGFLPPGPHNCPYKCVCAADLLSCAGLGLRDVPVALPVTAADLDLSHNALQHLRPGWLAPLSRLRALHLNHNELNVLGRGVFNNASGLRLLDLSSNALRALGRHDLDGLGALEMLLLFNNHLAHLDEHAFHGLRALSRLYLGCNQLASFSFHHLHGLGATHLLTLDLSSNRLGRISIPDLAALPAFLKNGLYLHNNPLPCDCHLYHLLQRWHQRGLNAVSDFTREYTCLAFKVPTSRVRFFDHSRVFENCSAAMALGLERPEEQLHVQVGRSLRLHCNTSAPAMRIAWVSPQHELLVAPGSRDGSIAVLADGTLAIGNVQTRHQGVFVCLATGPRLHHNQTHEYNVSVHFPHPEPEAFNTGFTTLLGCAVGLVLVLLYLFAPPCPGCRRCYHHTCRCRRWPRTPSPLQELSAQSSVLSTTPPDAPSRKASVHKHVVFLEPGRRGLNGRVQLAVAEDFDLYNPVGLRLQAGSESASSTGSEGLVMT; encoded by the coding sequence ATGGCCCGGCTAGTGCTGCAGGGCACACTGCTGTGCATGCTGCGCGTCGGGTTAGGCACCCCGGACTCCGAGGGCTTTCTGCCCCCTGGGCCCCATAATTGCCCCTACAAATGTGTCTGCGCTGCCGACCTGCTGAGCTGCGCCGGCTTGGGGCTGCGGGATGTGCCGGTTGCATTACCAGTCACGGCTGCAGACCTCGACCTAAGCCACAATGCGCTCCAGCACCTGCGCCCCGGCTGGTTGGCGCCCCTCTCCCGGCTGCGTGCCCTGCATTTAAATCACAATGAGCTGAATGTGCTCGGTCGTGGAGTCTTCAACAATGCCAGCGGCCTACGGCTGCTTGATTTATCATCTAATGCCCTGCGGGCGCTTGGCCGCCACGACCTCGATGGGCTAGGGGCACTGGAGATGCTGCTGCTGTTCAATAACCACCTGGCACACTTGGACGAGCATGCCTTCCACGGCCTGCGTGCGCTCAGTCGTCTCTACCTGGGCTGCAACCAACTCGCATCCTTCTCTTTCCACCATCTGCACGGGCTGGGTGCTACCCACCTACTTACCCTGGATCTCTCCTCCAACCGCCTGGGACGCATCTCCATACCTGACCTGGCCGCACTGCCAGCCTTTCTCAAGAATGGCCTTTACTTGCACAACAACCCATTACCCTGTGACTGCCACCTCTACCACCTGCTTCAGCGCTGGCACCAGCGGGGACTAAATGCTGTGAGTGACTTCACACGCGAGTACACGTGCCTGGCCTTCAAAGTGCCCACATCCCGCGTGCGCTTTTTTGACCACAGCCGTGTCTTTGAGAACTGCTCAGCTGCCATGGCTCTGGGTCTAGAGCGGCCTGAAGAGCAGCTGCATGTGCAGGTGGGACGGTCCCTGAGGCTACACTGTAACACCAGTGCCCCAGCCATGCGCATTGCCTGGGTCTCGCCGCAGCATGAGCTGCTCGTGGCACCAGGATCTCGCGACGGCAGCATTGCAGTGCTGGCTGATGGCACCTTGGCCATTGGCAACGTGCAGACAAGGCACCAGGgtgtctttgtgtgcctggcCACCGGGCCCCGCCTGCATCACAACCAGACACACGAGTACAACGTGAGCGTGCACTTCCCACACCCTGAGCCTGAGGCTTTCAACACAGGCTTCACCACACTGCTGGGCTGTGCCGTGGGCCTGGTGCTCGTGCTGCTCTACCTATTCGCACCGCCCTGCCCTGGCTGCCGCCGCTGCTACCATCACacctgccgctgccgccgctggcCCCGAACACCCAGCCCACTCCAGGAGCTGAGCGCACAGTCCTCAGTGCTCAGCACCACGCCACCCGACGCACCCAGCCGCAAGGCCAGTGTCCACAAGCATGTGGTCTTTCTGGAGCCTGGCAGGAGGGGCCTCAATGGTCGTGTGCAGCTGGCAGTAGCTGAGGACTTTGACCTCTACAATCCCGTGGGCCTGCGACTCCAGGCTGGCTCTGAGTCTGCTAGCTCCACAGGCTCCGAGGGTCTGGTGATGACCTAG
- the GMPPB gene encoding mannose-1-phosphate guanylyltransferase catalytic subunit beta isoform X2, translated as MKALILVGGYGTRLRPLTLSIPKPLVDFCNKPILLHQVEALAAAGVDHVILAVSYMSQVLEKEMKAQEQRLGIRISMSHEEEPLGTAGPLALARDLLSETADPFFVLNSDVICDFPFQAMMQFHRHHGQEGSIVVTKVEEPSKYGVVVCEADTGRIHRFVEKPQVFVSNKINAGMYILSPAVLRRIQLQPTSIEKEIFPVMAKEGQLYAMELQGFWMDIGQPKDFLTGMCLYLQSLRQKQPEQLCSGPGIVGNVLVDPSARIGKNCSIGPNVSLGPGVVVEDGVCIRRCTVLRDAHIRSHSWLESCIVGWRCRVGQWVRMENVTVLGEDVIVNDELYLNGASVLPHKSIGESVPEPRIIM; from the exons ATGAAGGCACTGATCTTGGTGGGCGGCTATGGGACGCGCCTGCGGCCGCTGACGCTAAGCATCCCGAAGCCGCTGGTGGATTTCTGCAATAAGCCCATCTTACTGCACCAAGTGGAGGCGCTGGCCGCG GCAGGCGTGGACCACGTGATTTTGGCTGTGAGTTATATGTCTCAGGTGCTGGAGAAGGAAATGAAGGCTCAGGAGCAAAGG CTAGGAATCCGAATCTCTATGTCCCATGAAGAGGAGCCTTTGGGAACAG ctgggcCCCTGGCACTGGCCCGTGACCTGCTCTCTGAGACTGCAGACCCTTTCTTCGTCCTCAACAGTGACGTGATCTGCGACTTTCCCTTCCAAGCCATGATGCAGTTCCACCGGCACCATGGCCAGGAGGGCTCTATTGTG GTGACCAAAGTGGAAGAACCCTCTAAGTACGGTGTGGTGGTGTGTGAGGCTGACACAGGCCGAATTCACCGGTTCGTGGAGAAGCCGCAGGTGTTTGTGTCCAACAAGATCAATGCAGGCATGTACATCCTGAGCCCTGCAGTGCTGCGCCGCATCCAG CTGCAGCCTACGTCCATTGAGAAGGAGATCTTCCCCGTCATGGCCAAGGAGGGGCAGCTCTATGCCATGGAGTTGCAGG GCTTCTGGATGGACATTGGGCAGCCCAAGGATTTCCTCACTGGCATGTGCCTCTACCTACAGTCACTGCGACAGAAGCAGCCTGAGCAACTGTGCTCAGGCCCAGGCATAGTGGGCAACGTGCTGGTG GACCCCAGTGCCCGCATTGGCAAGAACTGCAGCATCGGCCCCAACGTGAGCCTGGGCCCTGGTGTGGTGGTGGAGGATGGCGTGTGTATCCGGCGGTGCACAGTGCTGCGAGATGCCCACATCCGTTCCCACTCCTGGCTAGAGTCCTGCATCGTAGGCTGGCGCTGCCGTGTGGGCCAGTGG GTGCGTATGGAGAACGTGACCGTGCTGGGCGAGGACGTCATAGTTAACGACGAGCTCTACCTCAACGGGGCCAGTGTGCTGCCCCACAAGTCTATTGGCGAGTCGGTGCCGGAGCCTCGCATCATCATGTGA
- the GMPPB gene encoding mannose-1-phosphate guanylyltransferase catalytic subunit beta isoform X1: MKALILVGGYGTRLRPLTLSIPKPLVDFCNKPILLHQVEALAAAGVDHVILAVSYMSQVLEKEMKAQEQRLGIRISMSHEEEPLGTAGPLALARDLLSETADPFFVLNSDVICDFPFQAMMQFHRHHGQEGSIVVTKVEEPSKYGVVVCEADTGRIHRFVEKPQVFVSNKINAGMYILSPAVLRRIQLQPTSIEKEIFPVMAKEGQLYAMELQGFWMDIGQPKDFLTGMCLYLQSLRQKQPEQLCSGPGIVGNVLVDPSARIGKNCSIGPNVSLGPGVVVEDGVCIRRCTVLRDAHIRSHSWLESCIVGWRCRVGQWVSLWAGPGGESGRECPCVTDKACPLPSEVRMENVTVLGEDVIVNDELYLNGASVLPHKSIGESVPEPRIIM, encoded by the exons ATGAAGGCACTGATCTTGGTGGGCGGCTATGGGACGCGCCTGCGGCCGCTGACGCTAAGCATCCCGAAGCCGCTGGTGGATTTCTGCAATAAGCCCATCTTACTGCACCAAGTGGAGGCGCTGGCCGCG GCAGGCGTGGACCACGTGATTTTGGCTGTGAGTTATATGTCTCAGGTGCTGGAGAAGGAAATGAAGGCTCAGGAGCAAAGG CTAGGAATCCGAATCTCTATGTCCCATGAAGAGGAGCCTTTGGGAACAG ctgggcCCCTGGCACTGGCCCGTGACCTGCTCTCTGAGACTGCAGACCCTTTCTTCGTCCTCAACAGTGACGTGATCTGCGACTTTCCCTTCCAAGCCATGATGCAGTTCCACCGGCACCATGGCCAGGAGGGCTCTATTGTG GTGACCAAAGTGGAAGAACCCTCTAAGTACGGTGTGGTGGTGTGTGAGGCTGACACAGGCCGAATTCACCGGTTCGTGGAGAAGCCGCAGGTGTTTGTGTCCAACAAGATCAATGCAGGCATGTACATCCTGAGCCCTGCAGTGCTGCGCCGCATCCAG CTGCAGCCTACGTCCATTGAGAAGGAGATCTTCCCCGTCATGGCCAAGGAGGGGCAGCTCTATGCCATGGAGTTGCAGG GCTTCTGGATGGACATTGGGCAGCCCAAGGATTTCCTCACTGGCATGTGCCTCTACCTACAGTCACTGCGACAGAAGCAGCCTGAGCAACTGTGCTCAGGCCCAGGCATAGTGGGCAACGTGCTGGTG GACCCCAGTGCCCGCATTGGCAAGAACTGCAGCATCGGCCCCAACGTGAGCCTGGGCCCTGGTGTGGTGGTGGAGGATGGCGTGTGTATCCGGCGGTGCACAGTGCTGCGAGATGCCCACATCCGTTCCCACTCCTGGCTAGAGTCCTGCATCGTAGGCTGGCGCTGCCGTGTGGGCCAGTGGGTAAGCCTCTGGGCTGGGCCAGGTGGGGAGAGTGGCAGGGAATGCCCCTGCGTCACTGACAaggcctgccccctcccctccgagGTGCGTATGGAGAACGTGACCGTGCTGGGCGAGGACGTCATAGTTAACGACGAGCTCTACCTCAACGGGGCCAGTGTGCTGCCCCACAAGTCTATTGGCGAGTCGGTGCCGGAGCCTCGCATCATCATGTGA
- the IP6K1 gene encoding inositol hexakisphosphate kinase 1 isoform X3: MCATGPQRNVCLSNHGSGAVWQERRSGWRPRSPPGALHPPGVVSVCFEGDSDGYINLVAYPYVESETVEQDDTPEREQPRRKHSRRSLHRSGSGSDHKEEKASLSLETSESSQEAKSPKVELHSHSDVPFQMLDGNSGLSSEKISHNPWSLRCHKQQLSRMRSESKDRKLYKFLLLENVVHHFKYPCVLDLKMGTRQHGDDASAEKAARQMRKCEQSTSATLGVRVCGMQVYQLDTGHYLCRNKYYGRGLSIEGFRNALYQYLHNGLDLRRDLFEPILSKLRGLKAVLERQASYRFYSSSLLVIYDGKECRAESYLDRRSEMRLKHLDTGLPEVASPCGPSTSPSSTSPEAGPSSPPKVDVRMIDFAHSTFKGFRDDPTVHDGPDRGYVFGLENLISIMEQMRDENQ; encoded by the exons gtGTGGTGTCTGTCTGTTTTGAGGGAGACAGTGATGGTTACATTAACTTGGTGGCCTACCCTTATGTGGAAAGTGAGACGGTGGAGCAGGATGACACTCCAGAACGGGAGCAACCTCGGCGCAAACACTCCCGCCGGAGCCTGCACCGGTCAGGCAGTGGCAGTGACCACAAGGAGGAGAAAGCCAGCCTGTCCCTCGAAACCTCAGAGAG CTCCCAGGAGGCAAAGAGTCCAAAGGTGGAGCTCCACAGCCATTCAGATGTCCCTTTCCAGATGTTAGATGGCAACAGTGGTCTGAGTTCTGAGAAGATCAGCCACAACCCCTGGAGCCTGCGCTGTCACAAGCAGCAGCTGAGCCGCATGCGCTCTGAGTCCAAGGACCGAAAGCTCTACA agttcctcctgctTGAGAACGTGGTGCACCACTTCAAGTACCCCTGTGTGCTGGACCTGAAGATGGGCACCCGGCAGCACGGTGACGACGCATCAGCGGAGAAGGCAGCCCGGCAGATGCGGAAGTGCGAGCAGAGTACGTCGGCTACGCTGGGTGTCAGGGTCTGTGGCATGCAG GTGTACCAGCTGGACACAGGGCATTACCTCTGCAGGAACAAGTACTATGGCCGTGGGTTGTCCATTGAAGGCTTCCGCAACGCCCTCTATCAGTACCTGCACAACGGCCTGGACCTGCGGCGTGACCTTTTTGAGCCCATCCTGAGCAAACTGAGGGGCCTGAAAGCTGTGCTGGAGCGGCAGGCCTCCTACCGCTTCTACTCCAGTTCCCTGCTTGTCATCTATGATGGCAAGGAGTGCCGGGCTGAGTCCTACCTGGACCGCCGGTCTGAAATGCGTCTCAAGCACCTGGACACAGGGCTCCCTGAGGTGGCTTCACCCTGTGGCCCTAGCACCAGCCCCAGCAGCACCAGCCCCGAGGCgggcccctcctctccacccaagGTGGATGTCCGCATGATCGACTTTGCACACAGCACGTTCAAGGGCTTCCGGGATGACCCTACTGTGCATGATGGGCCTGACCGAGGCTATGTGTTTGGCCTGGAGAACCTCATCAGCATCATGGAACAGATGCGGGACGAGAACCAGTAG